The Kordia sp. SMS9 genome window below encodes:
- a CDS encoding NAD(P)/FAD-dependent oxidoreductase has translation MKYNTIIIGGGLAGLVAGATLSKFGKKVLLIEQHHKPGGCATTFKRGNFIIEVGLHEMSGLVENSSLKNIFKMLDVEEHVQFEKVPEFYGIVSDKNDFVLPHGYDAATKALIDKYPEDKKGINRFIKLIAGVRREAVKLPRSPLKRKLIYPLMPLLYSNLTEASRHTVGSWLDKYITNENAKLDLVAHIVYWGDDPYTLSMFYFGTPFSGFIEGGGHFIKGGSQQLSNYLASYIEKNGGSVLLGKIAEKINIKDGKATGVTFRDSFNKSIEAITISCDNVVANCAIPLVPSMLNEPYATELQQKISSKSNSCSLLCMYLGFSTDIKKFGVKYYSNVFQGEDVNTLKDIKQNHIGDWEKRRFIFVDYGKVDAGLTPPDKSEGVICAADYLESWENLNEEDYKAKKEEIAQILLQRIEKQFPGIRDSIEYYEVSTPKTIQRYTLNPSGSVYGYAQSKEQTGNKRFRDNFLLPNLYFASAWAFPGGGFEGTIQGGFLVALQMNQDKTWTKPEEINYNDNRTVTLLDRKEIDPKMLELSFEKPPQFHSQKGQYAILKLLNPKVTKLDLPYRWLPVASIEKEKELRFHIQLDGSSFSKSCQQLSIGEKSLILGPVA, from the coding sequence ATGAAATACAATACTATTATTATAGGTGGTGGACTAGCAGGACTTGTTGCGGGAGCCACACTTTCAAAATTCGGAAAAAAAGTACTTTTAATTGAGCAGCATCATAAACCTGGAGGCTGTGCTACCACTTTTAAAAGAGGCAATTTTATTATTGAAGTAGGTCTTCACGAAATGAGTGGACTTGTAGAAAATAGCTCGCTTAAAAATATTTTTAAAATGCTTGATGTAGAGGAACATGTTCAATTTGAAAAAGTACCAGAGTTTTACGGAATTGTTTCTGATAAAAACGATTTTGTCTTACCACATGGGTATGATGCCGCAACAAAAGCACTCATAGATAAGTATCCCGAAGATAAAAAAGGGATCAACCGTTTTATAAAATTGATTGCAGGAGTGCGAAGAGAAGCCGTCAAATTGCCTCGCTCACCATTAAAACGAAAGCTCATATACCCATTGATGCCATTGTTGTATTCTAATCTCACGGAAGCTTCCCGACATACGGTTGGTTCATGGTTAGACAAATACATTACTAATGAAAATGCCAAACTAGATCTTGTGGCTCATATTGTCTATTGGGGCGATGATCCATATACGTTGTCCATGTTTTATTTTGGGACACCATTTTCGGGCTTCATTGAAGGCGGAGGTCATTTTATTAAAGGTGGTTCACAACAACTTTCTAATTACCTCGCCTCTTATATTGAAAAAAACGGTGGCAGTGTATTGTTAGGAAAAATTGCAGAGAAAATTAATATAAAAGATGGAAAAGCAACTGGTGTTACGTTCCGAGATAGTTTTAATAAAAGCATAGAGGCTATCACAATTTCATGTGACAATGTGGTGGCTAATTGTGCTATTCCTTTAGTACCTTCTATGCTCAATGAACCTTATGCCACAGAGCTACAACAAAAAATTAGTTCAAAGTCCAATTCATGTTCACTATTGTGTATGTATCTTGGTTTTTCAACAGATATAAAAAAGTTTGGAGTAAAGTACTACTCAAATGTTTTTCAAGGAGAAGATGTCAATACGCTAAAAGACATTAAACAAAATCATATAGGAGATTGGGAAAAACGCAGGTTTATTTTTGTAGACTACGGGAAAGTAGATGCTGGACTTACGCCTCCCGACAAATCGGAAGGTGTGATTTGTGCTGCTGACTATCTAGAAAGTTGGGAAAACTTGAATGAAGAAGATTACAAAGCAAAAAAAGAAGAAATAGCCCAAATTTTATTACAACGAATAGAAAAACAATTCCCTGGAATTAGAGACAGTATAGAATATTATGAAGTTTCTACCCCAAAAACCATTCAACGCTATACGTTAAACCCTAGTGGGTCTGTGTATGGATATGCTCAAAGTAAAGAACAAACAGGAAATAAGCGATTTAGAGATAATTTCTTACTTCCAAATTTATATTTTGCATCGGCATGGGCATTTCCTGGTGGAGGGTTTGAAGGCACCATTCAAGGAGGTTTTCTGGTGGCATTGCAAATGAATCAGGATAAAACCTGGACAAAGCCTGAAGAAATTAATTATAATGACAACAGGACTGTTACCCTTTTAGATCGTAAAGAAATTGATCCAAAAATGTTAGAATTAAGCTTTGAAAAACCACCTCAATTTCATTCGCAAAAAGGACAATATGCCATCCTTAAATTACTGAATCCGAAAGTAACGAAGTTAGATTTACCCTATCGTTGGCTTCCTGTAGCTTCTATCGAAAAAGAAAAAGAGCTACGATTTCATATTCAACTCGATGGTAGCAGTTTCTCTAAAAGCTGTCAACAATTGAGTATCGGAGAAAAATCTTTGATTTTAGGTCCAGTTGCATGA
- a CDS encoding SulP family inorganic anion transporter, with amino-acid sequence MEKTPKSGFQGLIENWQSDLIAAISVSLIALPLSLGIALAAGAPAMAGIFSAIVGGVVTTFYRGGHISVNGPAKGVIGVILLGIALMDDGSGQAFNYVLAAVVVSGALQMLLGILKLGRLADIFHSSVIHGILAAIGIIIFAKQIHVAMGTHSDSPSIIQNLIDAVIFLPQANPFVLIIALTGLLLLLFHSKISNRIFHLLPTPMWVIALSIPFVYAFNFFDEQTLSFIGKTYEVGPDLLLDIPDTIMDSIMHPNFGKIHTIEFWTTVFSILIISSIESLAIAKAVDKIDPYKRKTDLNKDLTGIGLSTVVAGFIGGLPIIAVIIRSTVNIHNGAKTKWSNLYQGILLLIFIVLLSPIMRQVPLCAFAILLVYTGFKLASPSVFKQMYSQGTEQLVFFMGTMILTLYTNLLIGLLGGLVLALITHMLLARLPIPQFFKMVYTSRTKLIQLPDGSFDLKIRGIANFLGIIKVDKLVAQIPSGANVNIDLSETRLVGITYMDYLVEYLKAQRATGAEVFITGLDSHVSSSTHNRALKISLTSATKLSQRQKRLRNLATEKGYQYASQIDWNTTYLKKFHFFEIRPIERKYNCLKGSFEDIDMSWEIADVTFNEGQAFTAETFNTTLMVIKLNQKIPVFTMEKEAVLEKLFDRVMAFTGYKDIDFTMYPDFSKKFLLMGNNEAEIRSFFTEDIIRFFENHQIYHLESNGEALIIFDKIKLARTDETLAFMEYGKELARLLDVKLTS; translated from the coding sequence ATGGAAAAAACACCAAAATCTGGCTTTCAGGGATTAATTGAAAATTGGCAAAGTGATTTAATTGCAGCGATAAGTGTCTCACTCATTGCGTTACCGCTTTCATTAGGGATTGCTTTAGCCGCTGGAGCACCAGCAATGGCAGGTATTTTTTCTGCAATTGTGGGCGGCGTGGTAACTACATTCTATCGCGGAGGACATATATCAGTCAACGGTCCCGCCAAAGGAGTTATTGGCGTGATACTATTAGGAATTGCCTTAATGGATGATGGTTCAGGGCAAGCCTTTAATTATGTATTGGCTGCCGTAGTGGTTTCAGGAGCGCTTCAAATGCTATTGGGGATATTGAAATTGGGGCGATTAGCAGACATTTTCCATTCGTCCGTAATTCACGGTATTTTAGCAGCCATCGGAATTATCATATTTGCAAAACAAATCCATGTGGCTATGGGCACACATTCCGATAGCCCAAGTATTATACAAAACCTTATCGATGCAGTTATATTTTTACCACAAGCCAATCCTTTTGTGTTGATTATCGCTTTGACAGGATTATTGTTATTACTTTTTCATTCTAAAATTAGTAACCGAATTTTCCACCTATTGCCTACGCCTATGTGGGTTATAGCGCTCTCCATTCCATTTGTTTATGCTTTCAATTTCTTTGATGAACAAACACTTTCATTCATTGGAAAAACATACGAGGTAGGTCCTGATCTATTACTGGATATTCCTGATACGATTATGGATTCTATAATGCATCCCAATTTTGGTAAAATACATACCATTGAATTTTGGACAACCGTATTTTCCATTCTAATTATTTCAAGTATTGAATCCTTAGCCATTGCGAAAGCAGTTGACAAAATTGATCCGTACAAACGAAAAACAGATTTAAATAAAGATTTAACAGGTATTGGACTGAGTACCGTAGTTGCAGGTTTTATTGGAGGTTTGCCTATTATTGCCGTAATTATTAGAAGTACCGTCAATATCCACAATGGTGCAAAGACAAAATGGTCCAATCTGTATCAAGGAATTTTATTATTAATTTTTATTGTGCTATTAAGTCCAATAATGAGGCAAGTACCGCTGTGTGCTTTTGCTATTTTATTGGTGTATACAGGATTTAAATTGGCTTCACCATCCGTCTTTAAACAGATGTATAGTCAAGGAACTGAGCAACTCGTTTTCTTTATGGGTACGATGATTTTGACCCTATATACTAATTTATTAATTGGTTTGCTTGGCGGATTGGTATTGGCATTGATCACACACATGTTATTGGCAAGGCTGCCCATTCCACAATTTTTTAAAATGGTGTATACGTCACGTACAAAATTGATACAGCTACCTGATGGCAGTTTCGATTTAAAGATTAGAGGAATTGCAAATTTTTTAGGCATCATAAAAGTTGACAAATTAGTGGCGCAAATTCCTTCTGGAGCCAATGTGAATATAGATTTGTCAGAAACCAGACTCGTAGGGATTACGTACATGGATTATCTGGTAGAATACCTAAAAGCACAAAGAGCTACAGGCGCTGAGGTTTTTATCACAGGATTGGATTCGCATGTGTCGTCATCTACGCATAATAGAGCTTTAAAAATTAGTTTGACGAGTGCTACTAAATTATCTCAACGACAAAAACGATTGCGAAATTTAGCTACTGAAAAAGGGTATCAATACGCGAGTCAAATAGATTGGAATACAACCTATTTAAAGAAATTTCACTTTTTTGAAATTAGACCTATTGAGCGCAAATACAATTGTTTGAAAGGATCCTTTGAAGATATAGACATGTCATGGGAAATTGCAGATGTCACCTTCAATGAAGGACAAGCATTTACTGCTGAGACCTTTAACACAACGCTCATGGTCATTAAACTGAATCAAAAGATTCCTGTGTTTACGATGGAAAAAGAAGCCGTATTAGAAAAGTTATTTGACCGCGTGATGGCATTTACAGGCTATAAAGACATTGACTTTACCATGTATCCCGACTTTTCTAAAAAATTCCTACTCATGGGAAATAATGAAGCTGAAATAAGATCATTCTTTACAGAGGATATCATTCGCTTTTTCGAAAATCATCAAATTTATCATTTAGAAAGTAATGGCGAAGCCTTGATTATTTTTGATAAAATTAAATTGGCTCGTACCGATGAAACCCTTGCATTTATGGAATATGGTAAAGAACTGGCGAGGCTGTTGGATGTAAAACTTACATCATAA
- a CDS encoding type II toxin-antitoxin system RelE/ParE family toxin, whose protein sequence is MKIIWTDFAIENLKDIFDYFSNKVSNETAHKIRKQILNSTNQLINNPKSGQLEFNLQKLKQNHRYVVSGNYKIIYRIYAHQIIISDVFDTRQNPTKMNDEDRDKK, encoded by the coding sequence ATGAAAATAATTTGGACTGATTTCGCAATCGAAAATCTTAAAGATATTTTTGATTATTTTTCCAACAAAGTGTCTAACGAAACCGCTCATAAAATACGAAAACAGATACTTAACTCAACGAATCAACTTATAAATAATCCAAAATCTGGTCAATTAGAGTTTAATCTTCAAAAATTAAAACAAAATCACAGATATGTAGTTAGTGGAAATTACAAAATAATCTATCGGATATATGCGCATCAAATCATCATAAGTGACGTTTTTGATACTAGACAAAATCCTACTAAAATGAATGATGAGGATCGTGATAAAAAATAA
- a CDS encoding DUF4386 domain-containing protein, with protein MKKIITNLSVSKAALVVGIAFISSVIIVTIVDDFLLANFVVPGDPQVLIQDIDQNRTVFHFAVLGYLVVLMLDAIIGIALYIVLKPANKKLAWLTATLRLLYAFTLVVALIALVFQSIDVYRYASLKLIGYIFFALHIFILGYSIIKSGYISKSLGILLIVASFTYTVFFVDFRLPESLQLIVMVTMLMAELSLSIWLIVKRNTLI; from the coding sequence ATGAAAAAAATTATAACCAATCTTTCAGTAAGCAAAGCGGCTTTGGTAGTAGGCATAGCATTTATAAGCTCTGTTATCATTGTAACTATAGTTGATGACTTTTTATTGGCAAATTTTGTAGTTCCTGGTGATCCACAAGTTTTGATACAGGATATTGACCAAAATAGAACGGTATTTCATTTTGCTGTTCTAGGGTATCTAGTAGTACTTATGTTAGATGCTATCATAGGAATTGCGCTCTATATCGTGCTAAAACCGGCTAATAAAAAACTGGCATGGCTAACAGCTACACTGAGACTATTGTATGCATTTACTTTGGTAGTTGCACTGATCGCTTTAGTATTTCAAAGTATTGATGTGTATAGGTATGCATCTTTAAAGTTAATCGGATACATTTTTTTCGCTTTACATATTTTCATACTTGGTTATTCAATCATCAAGTCAGGATATATTTCAAAAAGTCTTGGAATTTTGCTAATCGTAGCATCGTTTACCTATACCGTCTTTTTTGTAGATTTTCGTCTACCTGAATCTCTTCAACTGATTGTGATGGTAACAATGCTTATGGCGGAACTTTCCTTGAGTATTTGGCTCATTGTAAAAAGGAATACGCTAATTTGA
- a CDS encoding DUF1801 domain-containing protein, protein MAKNKTTQTEVDVFDFINSYVDKEQKKLDSLKLIELISNWSGFEPKMWGPTIIGFGSYHYVYASGHEGNAPILGFSPRKAQFSLYIYSKTEKSDALLKDFGKFKMGKACIYIKKLDDIDISILEQLCKESIAYIDEHHECGACGK, encoded by the coding sequence ATGGCAAAGAATAAAACAACACAAACAGAAGTTGACGTTTTTGATTTTATCAATTCGTATGTGGATAAAGAACAGAAGAAACTTGATAGTTTGAAATTAATTGAGCTTATAAGTAATTGGTCTGGTTTTGAACCCAAAATGTGGGGACCAACCATTATTGGTTTCGGAAGCTATCATTATGTATATGCGAGCGGACATGAAGGCAATGCTCCTATCTTGGGTTTCTCTCCTAGAAAAGCACAATTTTCACTCTATATCTATTCCAAAACAGAAAAGAGCGATGCTTTACTGAAAGATTTTGGCAAATTCAAAATGGGGAAAGCCTGTATTTATATTAAAAAACTTGACGACATTGATATTTCAATCTTGGAACAGCTTTGTAAAGAATCTATTGCCTATATTGATGAGCATCATGAATGTGGCGCTTGTGGGAAATAG
- a CDS encoding DUF5777 family beta-barrel protein: MKSKLILLVLLWSVTPSVFAQDLLDKLNDEATTVDNYTMSTFKATRISIGHSVETRKKNTLEISFMSRYWNIPNSSGNAFVTDKMSARFGLDYGISDRLTFGIGTSAPNGVVDTYFKYRLLRQTDDGKTPFSISLLQTATYRTRPLNGIIVRGSSGDKFAFTSQALIARKFTRDFSLQISPTYIHRASSRSPLDDHNHFALGFGARYKLGNHVSLVSEYYYVANELESRTTYGAFALGANWEVSKLMLQFKMTNNPFFVEDTFITQTARNFNTNDGNFFFGFHATYHLQL; encoded by the coding sequence ATGAAAAGTAAATTGATACTCCTTGTACTGTTGTGGAGCGTGACTCCAAGTGTATTTGCTCAAGATTTGTTAGACAAATTGAATGATGAAGCGACAACCGTAGATAATTACACGATGTCCACGTTTAAAGCTACGCGCATTTCTATTGGACATTCGGTGGAAACACGCAAAAAGAACACACTTGAAATCTCGTTTATGTCGCGCTATTGGAACATTCCGAATTCGAGTGGAAATGCCTTTGTGACAGATAAAATGTCGGCGCGTTTCGGATTGGATTATGGAATTTCGGATCGTTTAACCTTTGGTATTGGAACTTCTGCGCCCAATGGAGTTGTGGACACTTATTTTAAATACAGACTCTTACGTCAGACTGATGATGGAAAAACCCCGTTTAGTATTTCATTGCTACAAACCGCTACCTATAGAACACGACCTTTGAATGGTATCATTGTTCGTGGCAGTTCGGGAGATAAATTTGCGTTTACTTCACAAGCGTTGATTGCCCGAAAATTTACTAGAGATTTTTCATTACAGATTTCACCAACCTATATTCATAGAGCATCTTCACGTTCTCCTTTGGACGATCACAACCATTTTGCGTTGGGTTTTGGCGCACGGTATAAGCTTGGCAATCATGTGTCTTTGGTTTCGGAATATTATTATGTTGCCAACGAATTGGAATCGCGCACAACTTATGGAGCCTTTGCTTTAGGTGCCAATTGGGAAGTGAGCAAGTTGATGTTACAATTCAAAATGACCAACAATCCGTTTTTTGTAGAAGATACGTTTATTACGCAAACCGCTCGAAATTTTAATACCAACGACGGAAATTTCTTTTTTGGCTTTCATGCCACGTATCATTTGCAGTTGTAG
- a CDS encoding toxin-antitoxin system YwqK family antitoxin, producing MKPIFIKIVCNTFIIICMLFVVSCKEKFTYDENGILLFENLTPKTEEYWGAAHSSLWIPVKKTKGPYMYLGEKRYSGRIIKYFQNGNVAFEGSYDFGTENGEWKYYFENGVVKSILTRDSIYGKLYNKKEFFQNGNLKSHHIGNDEEDSTYYISYFKNGNIKYEHYFFTSENEIERFEKRNMNGEVYELFYEDSIYFKKDSMQLAILEQGHYKDRRKKGTWRTYSESNKLLLTTNYFDGQLHGSYQEYYTSGRIKIQGNYSNGDKIGLWKEFYENGNQKILANFKKGRLEGMYKEYHENGTIWERGTYYADERYGTWTFYNENGKIIRKESY from the coding sequence ATGAAACCTATTTTTATAAAAATAGTCTGCAATACATTTATAATAATTTGCATGCTTTTTGTTGTCAGCTGTAAAGAGAAATTCACCTATGATGAGAATGGCATACTATTATTTGAAAACTTAACTCCCAAAACAGAAGAATATTGGGGAGCCGCTCATTCTTCATTATGGATTCCTGTCAAAAAAACTAAAGGACCTTATATGTATTTAGGTGAAAAAAGATATTCTGGGAGAATTATTAAATATTTTCAAAACGGAAACGTAGCGTTTGAAGGAAGTTATGATTTTGGGACTGAAAATGGCGAATGGAAATATTATTTTGAAAATGGAGTTGTCAAATCAATTTTAACACGAGATTCAATCTATGGAAAACTATACAACAAAAAAGAGTTTTTCCAAAATGGAAACCTAAAATCACATCATATTGGAAATGATGAAGAGGATTCTACGTACTATATAAGTTATTTTAAAAATGGAAACATCAAATATGAACATTATTTTTTTACTTCTGAAAATGAAATTGAGAGATTTGAAAAAAGAAATATGAATGGCGAAGTTTATGAGTTATTCTATGAGGACTCAATCTATTTTAAAAAAGATAGTATGCAACTTGCTATTCTTGAGCAGGGACATTATAAGGATAGAAGAAAAAAAGGCACTTGGCGCACGTATTCTGAATCGAACAAGTTACTTTTAACAACAAATTATTTTGATGGACAATTGCACGGAAGTTATCAAGAATATTATACTTCTGGACGCATAAAAATACAAGGTAATTATAGTAATGGTGACAAAATAGGTTTATGGAAAGAGTTTTACGAAAATGGAAACCAGAAAATTTTAGCTAATTTTAAAAAAGGAAGATTAGAAGGTATGTATAAAGAGTATCATGAAAATGGTACAATATGGGAGCGCGGAACATATTATGCGGATGAACGATATGGAACTTGGACTTTTTACAACGAAAATGGTAAAATCATAAGGAAGGAATCCTACTAA